The proteins below come from a single Cannabis sativa cultivar Pink pepper isolate KNU-18-1 chromosome 3, ASM2916894v1, whole genome shotgun sequence genomic window:
- the LOC115708649 gene encoding uncharacterized protein LOC115708649 gives MFTNDKRQKERTGRYGTPRLQYLQELVTQFQNATNEETKERVVANLANFAYDPYNYTFLRQLNVLELFLDCITEPNEKLVEFGIGGVCNSCAEPENAAIIIQHGGIPLAIQCLSSPVKNTVNSALGSLYYLCNNSNRGEVLKPEVIDLINRYATAEATSVSFSNLARAFLEKHVFESI, from the exons ATGTTTACCAATGATAAAAGGCAAAAAGAGCGCACCGGGAGATACGGTACTCCAAGGCTTCAATACCTTcag GAATTGGTTACTCAGTTTCAGAACGCTACAAATGAAG AAACAAAAGAGAGAGTGGTTGCTAATTTGGCCAACTTTGCTTATGATCCTTATAATTATACATTCTTGCGCCAG CTCAATGTTTTAGAACTCTTTCTGGACTGCATAACTGAACCAAACGAGAAGCTAGTGGAATTTGGAATAGGAGGGGTATGCAATTCTTGTGCTG agCCTGAAAATGCTGCAATCATTATTCAACATGGGGGAATCCCTCTTGCAATACAGTGTTTGTCAAGCCCAGTAAAAAACACT GTGAATTCGGCACTTGGATCTCTTTATTATCTCTGCAACAATTCTAACAGGGGCGAGGTTTTAAAACCAGAAGTGATAGATCTCATCAATAGATATGCTACTGCTGAAGCCACGAGTGTCAGCTTCAGTAACTTGGCCAGGGCTTTTTTGGAAAAACATGTATTTGAAAGCATTTGA